The sequence GATTGATAATTTGGTTTTTTAATTGTGTTGCTTTTTGTAAATCTTTTTTAGAATCCGCAATTTTTAGGCTTTCTTCAAGTATAGAAATTTTAAAATCACAAAGAATATCCGCAAAAGTTGTGTGAATAAGAAATAAAAAAATTAGTTGGTAACGCATAATACCCCTTAAGAAAAAATATTTTTAAAGTTTATCAAAAATACAATTGTTAATTCTAAGTATTTTTTTGGGAAGTGGAGAAAAATTCAAAGCAAAAAAGCTAGATTTGCTATAATTTCAATAAATAAATAATTAAATAAAAGGTAAAAAATGAAAAACATCCGTAATTTTTCAATTATTGCACATATTGATCACGGAAAATCAACATTGGCAGATCGCTTGATACAAGAATGCCATGGAGTGAGTGACAGGGAGATGGTTAGTCAAATTATGGATACGATGGATATAGAAAAAGAGCGTGGAATTACGATAAAAGCGCAATCTGTAAGATTGGAGTATCAATATAATAATGAATGGTATATTTTAAATTTAATTGACACACCAGGACATGTGGATTTTAGTTATGAAGTAAGTAGGAGTTTGAGTAGTTGTGAGGGGGCATTACTTGTTGTAGATGCATCACAGGGGGTAGAGGCGCAAACAATTGCAAATGTTTATATTGCACTTGATAATGATTTAGAGATTATTCCCGTAATTAATAAAATTGATCTTCCTGCCGCAGACCCTATGAGAGTAGCAGAAGAAATTGAACAAAGCATTGGGATTGATTGCACAGATGCTATGCAGGTGAGTGCAAAAAGTGGAGTAGGGATTAAAGAGTTGATTGAAAGGATTATTACGCAAGTACCACCGCCAAATGGTGATAAAAATGCTCCTACAAAAGCTTTGATTTATGATTCTTGGTTTGATAATTATTTGGGTGCTTTGGCTTTAGTGCGGGTGATTGATGGAGAGATTTCTATCAATCAAGAAGTTGTAATTATGAGCACAGGTAAAAAACAAGAGGTTTTAGGCCTTTATTATCCTAATCCTATACAAAGAATTTCTACTAAAAAAATTGGTTGTGGGGAAATTGGAATTGTATCTTTAGGGCTTAAGAGTGTAACAGATATTGCAGTAGGCGATAGTATTACAGATGCTAAAAATCCTACACCAGAGGCTGTGGCAGGGTTTATGCCTGCAAAACCTTTTGTTTTTGCGGGGCTTTATCCCATAGAGACTGATAAATTTGAAGATTTAAGAGATGCATTAAATAAATTAAAATTAAATGATTCTGCATTAAGTTTTGAACCTGAAACATCAGTGGCACTTGGTTTTGGATTTAGGGTTGGATTTTTAGGATTGTTACATATGGAAGTAGTAAAGGAGCGTTTGGAAAGAGAGTTTGATTTGGCATTGATTGCAACTGCTCCTACGGTGATTTATGAAGTGGAGCTTACAGATGGCAGCAAGGTTTTTGTACAAAATCCAAGCGAATTGCCCCCAGAGCAAAAAATTAGCAGTATTAAAGAGCCTTATGTTAAAGCTTCTATCATTACTCCGACAGAATATTTAGGTAATATTATCACTTTGCTTAGTAATCGTAGAGGGGTGCAGGAAAAAATGGATTATTTGAGTGAGACGAGAGTAATGCTTGAATATGCCATTCCCAGCAATGAAATTGTAATGGATTTTTATGATAAATTAAAATCTTGCACAAAAGGATATGCAAGTTTTGATTATGAACCTATAGAAAATAGGGAAGGAGATTTAGTAAAGCTTGATATAAGAGTGGCAGGAGAAGTGGTAGATGCACTATCTATTATTGTAGATAAGACAAAGGCTTATGAAAAGGGTAAAGCACTTGTAGAATCTATGAAGGAAATTGTACCAAGACAGCTTTTTGAGGTTGCGATTCAAGCAAGCGTTGGCAATAAGATTATTGCTAGAGAAACGATTAAATCTATGGGAAAAAATGTAACTGCAAAATGTTATGGTGGAGATATTACGCGTAAAAGAAAGCTTTTAGAAAAACAAAAAGAAGGTAAAAAGCGTATGAAGGCAATCGGAAAAGTAGAATTGCCTCAAGAAGCATTTTTAGCAGTTTTAAAAATCGATTGACCAATTTTTTATAAAAATTAAAATATTACTTAAATAATTTTTCAAAAAAATTAAAAAAATTAAAAAAATTAAAATATAATACAAGAATTTAAAAAAAACAAAACAAGGAGTATTTTATGAAAATACAATATAAAATACTGTTATGTATTTTTTTATCTCTTGGTATTTTATGTCTCGTAAATATTTTTATTTCATTTAGAGGGTTTAATGATATTAAAGATATAAGTCATCAAACAATTGAAGAGTTGGTGGTTGAGGATGCAAAAGATACGGCGAAAGTTGTTGTTGTTGGACTTAAGGTATTTGCTGATAATATTTATAACGAATATAAACAACAAGGTTACAATGATGGGCAAATACGCAAAAAACTTATATCTGTTTTAGAAAAAGTAGATTTAAGACATCCGCATATCCGTTTTTTTTCAATAGATGGCAAGGGAACATATTTAACGCATTATCATAAGCAAAAAGTTGGCACTAATTTGATAAATGAAAAAGATGAGCAAGGGCAACATTATGTAGCAAAATTTATTGAGAATGGTATCAAAGGTGGTGGATATACAAGAGCAAATTTTTTTGATGGATTTATTAAAAAAAAGCGTCAGATTTTAAGTTATACAGAAAAGGATCCTCATCTTGATCTCATTTATGGTGTTACAATTGATCTTAATGCAGCAAACAAAAAAATCGCCTCTATTGATGAAGGTGTAAATAAAGAAATTGTTAGTCTTTTAACAGAAAATATCGTTATTTCTGTTGTAATATTGATTGTTGTTATACTTGTGATTTTGTTTATTGTAAATATTACATTGAGTAAACCGCTAAATGAATTATCTAAACATTCTGTAGATCTTGGAAATGGCCATGGTGATCTCACAAAAAAACTTGTTGTAAAAGGCAATGATGAAATTTCAGAGACAAGTAATGCGATTAATATTTTTATTGAAAAAATTCGAGAAATTGTTAATCAATCAAAAAATATTGCAAAAGAAAATTTAAGTATTGCATTAAGATTAATGCAAGTTAGCGGTCAAACAGATAAGCAAGTAAAAAATAGTGCTCAGTATTTGGTAAAAATGGAAGCTGGCGGAAATGAAACAAAAAGAAATTTAAATAGTGGTGTTGAGAGAGCTAGAGCAAGTAAAGAAGCATTAGGTGAGGCTACGCATTATTTAGAAAATGTTACAAGAATTATCGGGGATCTTAATTTAAAAATATCAAATGTTTCAGAAATTGAAAAAAATCTAAGTTGTCGAGTTGAGCAGTTAAGTAAAGATGCAGATAGTGTTAAAAATGTTTTAGATATTATCAAAGATATAGCAGATCAAACAAATTTACTTGCGCTTAATGCAGCAATTGAAGCAGCAAGAGCTGGTGAATATGGAAGAGGATTTGCCGTAGTTGCAGATGAGGTTAGAAACTTAGCAGAACGAACTCAAAAATCTCTAAATGAGATTAATACAATAATTTCTGTGATTGTTCAGGCTATTAAAGATTCTGGCGAGCAAATGGATAAAAATAGTAAGTCTATGCATGAGCTTATTTCTATTTCAAACCAAACAAAAACTGAGATTAATGGAATGCGAGAAGTTATTGCAAAAGTGCTTGATACAAGCGAAAATACGATAAATGACTATATTTATGTTAATGATGAAATGACAAAAATGCTTGAATCTGTAAAACAAATTGTTGATATTAATGATGGTGCAGTTAAAAATATTGGTGAAATTTCTGAAATAGTAGATAATATTAAGATTTCATCAGAAGATCTTGACAAAAAACTTTGTGAATTTAAAAGTTAAACTATGGTTTTGCATTTAAGCAAAACCATAGTTTAAAAAATAGAATTAAATTTATTGAAACATGCCTGAAGTTATAAGTCAAGAAATTTGTATTTTTAAAATGCTTACCAATTCTTTTGTGTTGGTTTTATTTCTTAAGATTTAATTTTTCGATTCTTTGGTTTGATTTAAATATAGAAAAGGCAATAAGTGTTGTTTGTAAATTTTATATTACATGCTTTATATTGACAAAAATTCTAAATAATATATTTTCACAAGTAAAAAACAAACATAAAATACTTACTAGACTATTGTTGTAGTAACTAAAATATTAAATCTAAAAAATTAGATTTAATATTTTAAGCTAAGCTCTAAAGTTTTTTAGAAAAAGATAGATAATAAATCAAAAAATAAAATTTAAATCAATCACTACTTCTGTATCTAAATTGACCTTTCTTAAATACCATCTTTAATCCACCTATTCCAAAGAGCCAACGATTTTCTACAAGATTTTTCATAAATGCACCAAACTCTCCAGAAATATTTTTATTAAAAACTTTCCCAACAGCATCGGTATGCCCAATAGAACAGATTGATCCACGATTGATAAAATAAAAATCTTTTTTTGTTTCTTTGCCTTTAAGTTTGTCATTTAAAAGATTGCCGACATATTCGCCCATTTGTGCTGCAATTTGGGCAGTAGGTGCGCAGATTATATCTTTTTGTCCAAAAATCGCACAATCACCCACTACATAAATATTTTCATAATCAATGCTTCTAAGCTTGGAATCTACTTTGATTCTGCCTTTTTGGCTATTAATTTTTGAATAATACTCAACCGTGTCATTCCCTTTTACACCAGTACTCCAAAGGATTGTGTTACCAAAGATTTTTTCTTTTTTTCCGTCCTTGGTAATAATAATTCCATCTTTTTGGCATTCTTCTACGGTTGCGCCATTAATTATGTTTACTCCTAAATCTTTTAATTTTTTTTCTGCCTTAAGGCTTAGTTTTTCATCAAATACCGGAAGAATTCTTTTTGATCTTCCTACACAAGTAATTTTAATATCTTCTTTATTGAGTCCATAGATACGGCATACTCTTTGGATATCATGTGCAAGTTCCGCGGTAAATTCAATACCTGTAAAACCAGTACCACAAACAATAAAGGAAAGATTATTTTTTTCTTTTGTGATATGGTAGTCTTTAAATTTCCATTCTATATGACGACATAATCTTAGGGCAGCATTTAGGGAGGAAAGTTTGTAGGTATATTCTTTTGCACCTTTTATTCCAAAATAATCAGCCTTAAATCCTAATGAAATTACTAAAATATCATAAGAATAATTATTGATTTTTCCAATTACTTGATTTTTTTCTGGGCAGATTTCCATTACTTTGTCTTTGATAAATTTTACTTGTTTCAAGAGTTCTCTATAATAAATTTTTGCCTTTCTTTCACTAAGTGTTCCAATGGCGACTTTATGCAAAAGTGTTGTTTGATAGTGATAATCATGCTTGCTAATCAGGGTGATGTCTGCATCTGCATGTTTTTTTTGTAGAGTCATTGCTGTTTTTAACCCCCCATAACCGCCACCGACAATTAAGATTCTAGTTTTTTGCATCTCCATCCTTAATGGTCAAATTTTATTTAACTATTAAAGCATTTTTATGCTTATAAAAAGTTAAAAGTAAATAAAAAGCATTCAAAATATGCTAGTATTATCTACTAGTAGAGATGTAAAAAATTTGATATAAATAGAATAGTAATTAGGTAAAAAGCTTAGGATTTTTTCTTTTGATTGTTTGAATTAAGTCAATAATGGCTTGTTGATCATAATCTTTATCATTATCTATTTTTTCAACTTCTTCTATGTAAATATCAATCAGTTTTTCTGTATATTCTTTTTTTGCACCTGCAAAATACATGGCAACTGCTAACATGTCTAAAACTTCAAGCGCTAATTCTTCGTATTCTGTGTTTTTCATTCTTTCTCCTTTGTTAGTGCTTTGATTACTTGATTTTTTATATCTTCATAAACAAAACTTTCTCTAAAATGTTCTAATTTTCCTCCAGATGCATTTTTATGACCACCACCATTAAAACATTCTTTACTAAGGGTATTTACATCGCAATTGCCATTTGCACGCAGTGACACATTACCTTTTGCATTAATATCAATATAAAAATCATATTCTGGATTATTTTTTAAAAATAGGTTAGCAAGGACACTGATTCCTCCCATAGAATAGCTTAAAAATCCCTTTTTATCTTTGTAATTAATCGTGCAAGTATCCTTTTTTTCTGTGAGTAGTTTTACTTGTGCCATTGAGGTGATATTATCCATAGTTTGTGTTTCAGGATTTCCGCCTAATGCGATTTTTTTGAGTCTAAAAATTGCGTTGTCAAATGCTACTTCTGCGTTAGGTAGAGTAATGTAATCTTTAATAGATTCTAAAAGTTTGAATTTATAGTTTCTGTGTTCTTCATCAAACATAAAACGATTGAGTTCATTTGAGTTTGCAATTAAACTCAAGGCAACCTTACCAAATTCAAAGCCATAATTTTCTTCTTTCCAAATATCAATAGAATTAATCATTTCAACAATCAAATCAAGAATCTTTTCATCTTGAGGATTTTTTAGTGTGTAGTGTTCTTTAAGATAGTGGTAGGTGATTTTTGTTGCACAGCGTTGAGTATCTAGGAAATACCATCCGAAGTTTTTTGCACTTTCTTCTCCACTAACATGATGATCAAGCAAGATGATTTCAATATCAATACCATCAATTCTCATAAAATCCACTTTTTCTTGCAAGAAAAGGGATTCTTGCATAGAGAGATTAAGATCTGTAATGAGAATCAAAAATTTTTGTGGCTTCTTGCTGCGAAATTTAGATTCTAATTTAACTTGATTTTGGATTTGTTGCACAATGGTTTGTAATCTTGCTAAAACTTCTTTTCCATAGTTAGCATTATAAAATTGTATGCGATCAAAAAAATTTTTAGCAATAAATTGACAACCATAACCATCTAAATCAATGTGTGATAAATGAAAAACTTGCATCATTTTTATACCTTAATTAAAATTTATATTTATATTACCCAAAACTTCATATTTTGTGTTCATATCAAGTTCTGCATGGCTCAATACAACAATATCGATTTTAAATTGTTCAAGTTTTGCAGCCAAAGAGCGTCTTAAAAGTGGATCTACTATTAAAATTACTGGCGCAATACCTTTTTGTAAAATCGTCATGGATTCTTGAGAAATTGTATCCACTAACTTTTGCATTTCATTAGTGTTAAGTAACAGAGTTTTTCCCGAGGGTTGTTCTCTTAGTTTTCCCAGTAGATATTGTTCTGTATCTAGTGATAGGGTGATAAGCTTTAAGATTCCATCATCAGATTTAAAAATATTTGTAATCACTCTTGAGAGTTTTGCCCGTACTTGTTCTGTGATTAATGCAACATCATTTTGCAATGGTGCTGCCACATCAGTAATGGTTTCAAGAATAGTGAGCATATCTTTGATAGGGATTTTTTCATGCAATAGTTCTTGCAATACAGAGCGGATAATTCCAGTTTGGATTTTTCTTGCTTCATCGATGATTGCAGGATAGCTTTCTGCTAAGCGATCTAGGATAGATTTTACTTCATCTTTAGTGATAAATTCTTCTGCATAATTTTTAACAAGTTCGCTAATATGTGTCGTTACAACAGTTGCAGGATCAATGATTGTATAGCCTTGAATGATTGCTTCTTCTTTAATGCTAGGATCAATCCATAGGGCATCCATGCCAAAAGCAGGTTCTTTTGTTGGGATTCCATCAATTTCTTTACCAACAAATCCTGTATTCATTGCCAAAAATTTATCAGGCATTACACTACCTTCACCAATTGTAATACCCTTTAGTTTGACCTCATAGTTGTTTGGAGGAAGTTGGAGGTTGTCTCTTATGCGCACTTGTGGCATTAAGAATCCGTAATCATTAGCAATTTTTTTACGGATACCTCGCACACGCTCTAATAAATCTCCATTTTGCTTGACATCTGCAAGACTTATGAGTTGATAGCCAAGATCCAATGCAAGTAATTCAACTTTTAATGCCTCATCAATTGCTTTTTCTTCTTCTTTTTTAATTTCTTCAGGGCTTTTTTGTGGTATGGCTTTTGGAGCGTGTTGTTCAATAGGATTACTCGAGGTTTTTTGTTGTTGCGCAATATTTAGATTGAGATTTGTTTTTTTATTGATCCAATTTTCAAAGAGACTAAATAAGCTTTCTTTATCCTCTCTAGAAATAAGCCAAGAGATGAAGAGAAATAGTAATCCCACAAAGGCTAGAGAAAAGGTTGGTAGTCCTGGTACTGTGGCAAAAAGCAATAAAATTACACCCACAATAATGAGTGTTTTGCTTTTGTCTGTGAGTTGGGTTACAAGCTTGCTGGCAAAATTTTCTTCTTCATTTTGTGTGGTTCTTGTTGCAACAATACCTGTGGCTGTAGCAATAATAAGTGCAGGAATTTGTCCTACTAAACCATCTCCAATTGTAAGAATGGTAAAAGTGGCTGCACTATCGCTAACTGGCATTCCGCGTTGAAAAACACCAATAAGAAAGCCACCAATAATATTGATTATTGTAATAATGATTGAGGCGATTGCATCACCTTTGACAAATTTACTAGCTCCATCCATAGCGCCATAAAAATCCGCTTCTTGTGTGAGTGTAGCTCTTCTTGCCCTTGCTTCTTCATTATCGATTAATCCAGCATTTAAATCTGCGTCAATAGCCATTTGTTTTCCAGGCATAGCATCAAGTGCAAATCTTGCTCTCACTTCTGTAACACGTGTAGAACCATTAGTGACTACAAGTAAATTTACAAGCACTAAAATAACAAAAATAATACTTCCAATTACATAATTTCCACTTACTGTGAAAGCTCCAAAAGCAGCGATAATATCACTTATAGAATCTGCACCCTTATAGCCTTCTGTGAGTATCATTCTTGTGGTACCCACATTGAGCGCAAGACGATAGAGTGTAACTATGAGCAATAATGTTGGAAAGGCAGAGAAGTCCGTGGGTTTGGTAATATAAAGCCCGATTAGGATAATTAGCACAGATAAAGCAATGGAAATAGTAAGCAAGAAATCTAGTAAAAAGGGAGGAAGGGGTACGATAATAATGGCGAGAATCAAAATTACAAAAACAACAACAGTTAAATCTTTTGATTGCGTAAAAGTGTGCAGAAAAGACATAAGCGATTGTATAAAATTGATTTGCTTCTTTTTTGCCAACAATAATCCTTATAGCTATAGCTGGAATGAAATTAAAGTGTAATTTTACTATATTTTGCTGTATTTTTACTTTTTTTATTGTAAGATTATGCTTTAAATTTATACCATTCAGGAGGTCATTATGGCTTTAGATACGGCGAAAAAACAAGAAATTATTCAAAAGTTTGCAAGAGGCGAAAAAGATACAGGTTCTTCAGAGGTGCAAATTGCGCTTTTAACCCAAAGAATCTCTTATCTTACAGATCATTTGAAAAGTAATAAAAAAGACCATTCTAGTCGCTTGGGGCTTTTGAAACTTGTGGGACAAAGAAAGCATCTTTTAAAATATCTTAAACGCACACAGTATGAAAGATATGTTAAATTAATTGCGGAACTCGGCATTAAAGATAGATAATTCTTATCCCTTCCTTGTTTTGGAAGGGTTTTAAGATTAAATATATAAGCGATTTCTATAATCAATCTTTATTTTTAAAGTT is a genomic window of Helicobacter anatolicus containing:
- the lepA gene encoding translation elongation factor 4; its protein translation is MKNIRNFSIIAHIDHGKSTLADRLIQECHGVSDREMVSQIMDTMDIEKERGITIKAQSVRLEYQYNNEWYILNLIDTPGHVDFSYEVSRSLSSCEGALLVVDASQGVEAQTIANVYIALDNDLEIIPVINKIDLPAADPMRVAEEIEQSIGIDCTDAMQVSAKSGVGIKELIERIITQVPPPNGDKNAPTKALIYDSWFDNYLGALALVRVIDGEISINQEVVIMSTGKKQEVLGLYYPNPIQRISTKKIGCGEIGIVSLGLKSVTDIAVGDSITDAKNPTPEAVAGFMPAKPFVFAGLYPIETDKFEDLRDALNKLKLNDSALSFEPETSVALGFGFRVGFLGLLHMEVVKERLEREFDLALIATAPTVIYEVELTDGSKVFVQNPSELPPEQKISSIKEPYVKASIITPTEYLGNIITLLSNRRGVQEKMDYLSETRVMLEYAIPSNEIVMDFYDKLKSCTKGYASFDYEPIENREGDLVKLDIRVAGEVVDALSIIVDKTKAYEKGKALVESMKEIVPRQLFEVAIQASVGNKIIARETIKSMGKNVTAKCYGGDITRKRKLLEKQKEGKKRMKAIGKVELPQEAFLAVLKID
- a CDS encoding methyl-accepting chemotaxis protein — its product is MKIQYKILLCIFLSLGILCLVNIFISFRGFNDIKDISHQTIEELVVEDAKDTAKVVVVGLKVFADNIYNEYKQQGYNDGQIRKKLISVLEKVDLRHPHIRFFSIDGKGTYLTHYHKQKVGTNLINEKDEQGQHYVAKFIENGIKGGGYTRANFFDGFIKKKRQILSYTEKDPHLDLIYGVTIDLNAANKKIASIDEGVNKEIVSLLTENIVISVVILIVVILVILFIVNITLSKPLNELSKHSVDLGNGHGDLTKKLVVKGNDEISETSNAINIFIEKIREIVNQSKNIAKENLSIALRLMQVSGQTDKQVKNSAQYLVKMEAGGNETKRNLNSGVERARASKEALGEATHYLENVTRIIGDLNLKISNVSEIEKNLSCRVEQLSKDADSVKNVLDIIKDIADQTNLLALNAAIEAARAGEYGRGFAVVADEVRNLAERTQKSLNEINTIISVIVQAIKDSGEQMDKNSKSMHELISISNQTKTEINGMREVIAKVLDTSENTINDYIYVNDEMTKMLESVKQIVDINDGAVKNIGEISEIVDNIKISSEDLDKKLCEFKS
- a CDS encoding NAD(P)/FAD-dependent oxidoreductase; protein product: MQKTRILIVGGGYGGLKTAMTLQKKHADADITLISKHDYHYQTTLLHKVAIGTLSERKAKIYYRELLKQVKFIKDKVMEICPEKNQVIGKINNYSYDILVISLGFKADYFGIKGAKEYTYKLSSLNAALRLCRHIEWKFKDYHITKEKNNLSFIVCGTGFTGIEFTAELAHDIQRVCRIYGLNKEDIKITCVGRSKRILPVFDEKLSLKAEKKLKDLGVNIINGATVEECQKDGIIITKDGKKEKIFGNTILWSTGVKGNDTVEYYSKINSQKGRIKVDSKLRSIDYENIYVVGDCAIFGQKDIICAPTAQIAAQMGEYVGNLLNDKLKGKETKKDFYFINRGSICSIGHTDAVGKVFNKNISGEFGAFMKNLVENRWLFGIGGLKMVFKKGQFRYRSSD
- a CDS encoding DHH family phosphoesterase; its protein translation is MQVFHLSHIDLDGYGCQFIAKNFFDRIQFYNANYGKEVLARLQTIVQQIQNQVKLESKFRSKKPQKFLILITDLNLSMQESLFLQEKVDFMRIDGIDIEIILLDHHVSGEESAKNFGWYFLDTQRCATKITYHYLKEHYTLKNPQDEKILDLIVEMINSIDIWKEENYGFEFGKVALSLIANSNELNRFMFDEEHRNYKFKLLESIKDYITLPNAEVAFDNAIFRLKKIALGGNPETQTMDNITSMAQVKLLTEKKDTCTINYKDKKGFLSYSMGGISVLANLFLKNNPEYDFYIDINAKGNVSLRANGNCDVNTLSKECFNGGGHKNASGGKLEHFRESFVYEDIKNQVIKALTKEKE
- the flhA gene encoding flagellar biosynthesis protein FlhA, whose translation is MSFLHTFTQSKDLTVVVFVILILAIIIVPLPPFLLDFLLTISIALSVLIILIGLYITKPTDFSAFPTLLLIVTLYRLALNVGTTRMILTEGYKGADSISDIIAAFGAFTVSGNYVIGSIIFVILVLVNLLVVTNGSTRVTEVRARFALDAMPGKQMAIDADLNAGLIDNEEARARRATLTQEADFYGAMDGASKFVKGDAIASIIITIINIIGGFLIGVFQRGMPVSDSAATFTILTIGDGLVGQIPALIIATATGIVATRTTQNEEENFASKLVTQLTDKSKTLIIVGVILLLFATVPGLPTFSLAFVGLLFLFISWLISREDKESLFSLFENWINKKTNLNLNIAQQQKTSSNPIEQHAPKAIPQKSPEEIKKEEEKAIDEALKVELLALDLGYQLISLADVKQNGDLLERVRGIRKKIANDYGFLMPQVRIRDNLQLPPNNYEVKLKGITIGEGSVMPDKFLAMNTGFVGKEIDGIPTKEPAFGMDALWIDPSIKEEAIIQGYTIIDPATVVTTHISELVKNYAEEFITKDEVKSILDRLAESYPAIIDEARKIQTGIIRSVLQELLHEKIPIKDMLTILETITDVAAPLQNDVALITEQVRAKLSRVITNIFKSDDGILKLITLSLDTEQYLLGKLREQPSGKTLLLNTNEMQKLVDTISQESMTILQKGIAPVILIVDPLLRRSLAAKLEQFKIDIVVLSHAELDMNTKYEVLGNININFN
- the rpsO gene encoding 30S ribosomal protein S15: MALDTAKKQEIIQKFARGEKDTGSSEVQIALLTQRISYLTDHLKSNKKDHSSRLGLLKLVGQRKHLLKYLKRTQYERYVKLIAELGIKDR